One genomic segment of Natrialbaceae archaeon AArc-T1-2 includes these proteins:
- a CDS encoding PHP domain-containing protein → MLSVELHVHSSLSYDGRDSVDLILQQARAVGLDAVAITDHDEIDASLAAVEHAPAYGLVGIPGMEISSKAGHVLGLGIEETVPAGLPFGETIARVREQGGIAIVPHPFQESRHGVLAKISREELARADAIEVYNSRLLTGRSNRQAERYARSRNLPMTAGSDAHVSEMVGQAVTRVGADERDADAILEAIADGRTAVEGKRTPWHISFRQAAGGAKRRVKSRVTELFE, encoded by the coding sequence GTGCTGTCGGTCGAACTCCACGTGCACTCGTCGCTGTCCTACGACGGCAGAGACTCGGTCGATCTCATTCTCCAGCAGGCCCGGGCCGTCGGGCTCGACGCCGTCGCGATCACCGACCACGACGAGATCGACGCCAGTCTCGCAGCGGTCGAACACGCCCCGGCGTACGGGCTGGTTGGGATCCCGGGAATGGAGATCTCGAGCAAGGCGGGTCACGTCCTCGGACTCGGGATCGAAGAGACCGTCCCCGCGGGCCTGCCCTTCGGCGAGACGATCGCGCGGGTCCGAGAACAGGGCGGTATCGCCATCGTCCCGCACCCGTTTCAGGAGTCACGCCACGGCGTGTTGGCGAAGATCTCCCGCGAAGAACTCGCGCGGGCCGACGCAATCGAGGTCTACAACTCGCGGCTGCTCACCGGCCGCTCGAACCGCCAGGCAGAACGGTACGCTCGCTCGCGAAACCTCCCGATGACCGCAGGCAGTGACGCACACGTCAGCGAGATGGTCGGCCAGGCGGTGACCCGGGTCGGCGCCGACGAGCGAGACGCCGACGCGATCCTCGAGGCGATCGCCGACGGTCGGACCGCCGTCGAGGGCAAACGCACCCCCTGGCACATCAGCTTCCGACAGGCCGCCGGCGGGGCGAAACGACGGGTGAAAAGCCGCGTGACGGAGCTGTTCGAATGA